The following proteins come from a genomic window of Anopheles ziemanni chromosome 3, idAnoZiCoDA_A2_x.2, whole genome shotgun sequence:
- the LOC131284946 gene encoding uncharacterized protein LOC131284946 — MAKLEELDDSSEALESCISDRIDMEERCQRLKAFLRTNLPKETPDSSMLANSTMAFGRPTATNLRLPKIELPTFDGDSTKWLSFRDRFVSMIDDSAELSSIAKLQYLLSSLKGDAALPFEHTPLTNENYAVTWKALLKRYDNTRSLIREYWRKLHFLPVVKSESVEDLTNLVDEFTRHLNGLAKLKEPVEAWDTPLSNMLLMKFDSETILAWEKHSVHFERDKYQELMKFVEDRIQILKSTKSLTIVEDSTIKVAGNARQNTSRRAITNTAAIHKSSGQPRCLLECAENHSLRMCPIFNGKDVQQRRDIVAKKRCCWNCLSNTHLAKDCKSDRSCRTCGERHHSLLHISSTISMGVNSEDETVFLETAVLHLVDDYGTRHEARALLDSGSMSNFISEAFARKLMASRSKANISISGIGMASQLVNGSIVATVQSKIQPFATQMEFLILNNPSADIPTTPTDVSSWRMPVDAVLADPSFYIPGRIDIVIGGDAFWEIHSGRKRSLGKGRPWLVETPFGWVVAGNTAQAAKEAPRICHVATSDTPLEVILNRFWECETLPNETTFSAEEDLCEKHYVSTTTRDAAGRYVVSLPFNSNANTILGASKEIADRRWAGMERRLNSNPQMKEAYIKFMKDYERLGHMKKLSEPVDDSVPHYYLPHHAVVKETSTTTKVRVVFDASCKTTSGFSLNDTLLIGPVVQQDLLSIVMRFRAHAIAITADVEKMYRQFLHHAQDKNFLRIRYRENSAEPISTYELQTVTYGTASAPFLATRTLKQIANDHGEQYPRAVSPVLYDFYVDDLLTGADDQTDAIEIVSQVTEMLQSAGLSLKKWASNIPEVLSRIPPEDVAILPTYELRDAQCVSTLGLVWEPALDLLRFRIDLPSTAPIWTRRITMSYIAKIFDPLGLLGPAITVAKLFMQQLWLLKQDGKAWDWDVELPSQVQKEWHKFYSTLHLLREIGTMCGSTGNTLIPEGQPILKHYYTFHGMLNRFHDRDTLVEFLTSTLETICGK, encoded by the exons ATGGCGAAATTAGAAGAACTCGATGATAGCAGTGAAGCGTTGGAATCGTGTATCAGCGATAGAATTGACATGGAGGAGCGTTGCCAACGTTTGAAGGCATTCTTGCGGACGAATCTTCCGAAGGAGACACCAGATTCTTCGATGCTGGCAAACTCAACAATGGCATTTGGACGGCCAACTGCAACCAATCTTCGGCTTCCAAAAATCGAATTGCCTACGTTCGACGGCGACTCTACAAAATGGCTCTCGTTTCGCGACCGTTTTGTATCGATGATCGATGATTCGGCAGAATTGTCATCGATTGCTAAACTGCAGTATCTACTGTCATCTTTAAAGGGCGACGCTGCATTACCCTTCGAGCACACACCgttaacaaacgaaaactacGCGGTCACTTGGAAGGCGCTGTTGAAAAGATACGACAATACACGTAGCCTTATTCGTGAGTATTGGCGGaaacttcattttcttccggtgGTAAAATCAGAGAGCGTCGAAGATCTAACTAATTTAGTGGATGAATTCACACGGCATTTGAATGGTTTGGCCAAGCTGAAAGAACCTGTGGAGGCATGGGATACTCCTTTGTCCAACATGCTGCTGATGAAGTTCGACAGCGAGACCATTCTTGCGTGGGAGAAGCATTCCGTCCACTTCGAGCGGGACAAATATCAGGAACTGATGAAATTTGTCGAAGATCGGATCCAGATCCTCAAATCCACTAAAAGCCTTACCATTGTAGAGGATTCGACGATTAAGGTGGCCGGCAACGCACGGCAAAATACCTCACGAAGAGCCATTACAAACACCGCAGCCATTCACAAATCCTCGGGGCAACCACGGTGTTTATTGGAGTGCGCTGAAAATCACTCGCTACGCATGTGTCCAATATTCAACGGCAAGGATGTGCAGCAGCGACGCGACATCGTGGCAAAGAAGCGCTGTTGCTGGAATTGCCTAAGCAATACGCATCTAGCGAAGGACTGCAAGTCGGATCGGTCCTGTCGCACGTGTGGGGAGCGTCATCATTCACTTCTACACATTTCTTCGACGATATCGATGGGAGTGAACTCGGAAGACGAAACGGTGTTCCTTGAGACGGCGGTGCTACATCTCGTCGATGACTACGGAACAAGGCACGAGGCGAGAGCGCTTCTCGATTCCGGATCGATGTCTAACTTCATCTCGGAAGCGTTCGCTCGGAAATTAATGGCCTCTCGTTCTAAGGCCAACATTTCCATCTCTGGCATCGGTATGGCGTCACAGTTGGTGAACGGGTCGATTGTGGCAACCGTCCAGTCGAAGATACAACCGTTCGCGACTCAAATGGAATTCCTGATCCTGAATAACCCATCGGCGGACATCCCAACGACTCCCACTGATGTGTCTTCCTGGAGGATGCCGGTAGATGCAGTTTTGGCGGATCCATCGTTCTACATCCCAGGCAGAATTGACATCGTCATCGGGGGAGATGCGTTCTGGGAGATTCATTCCGGAAGGAAACGGTCGCTTGGCAAGGGACGTCCGTGGCTGGTCGAGACTCCCTTCGGTTGGGTCGTCGCGGGTAACACTGCCCAAGCTGCAAAGGAGGCTCCACGAATTTGCCATGTGGCTACGTCAGACACCCCACTGGAAGTGATCCTGAACCGGTTCTGGGAATGCGAAACCCTTCCCAACGAAACAACGTTTTCGGCCGAGGAGGACCTCTGCGAGAAACATTACGTTTCTACGACGACTCGGGACGCTGCGGGAAGGTATGTGGTTAGTTTACCGTTTAACTCGAATGCCAATACAATTTTAGGAGCTTCCAAGGAGATCGCCGATCGCCGGTGGGCGGGAATGGAACGTCGGCTGAATTCCAACCCGCAAATGAAAGAGGCATACATCAAGTTTATGAAGGACTACGAGCGTTTGGGGCACATGAAGAAACTTAGCGAACCCGTTGATGATTCAGTTCCGCATTACTATCTGCCGCATCATGCAGTAGTAAAGGAGACCAGTACGACCACTAAGGTTAGGGTTGTCTTTGATGCATCCTGCAAGACAACTTCCGGGTTTTCACTAAACGACACTTTGCTCATCGGTCCGGTAGTACAGCAAGATCTGCTTTCGATTGTCATGCGTTTTCGGGCTCATGCGATAGCAATTACTGCAGACGTGGAGAAAATGTATCGTCAATTCCTTCATCACGCCCAAGACAAGAATTTTCTTCGCATTCGGTACAGAGAAAATTCCGCAGAACCCATAAGCACCTACGAACTACAAACGGTTACCTACGGCACGGCATCGGCACCATTCTTAGCTACACGAACTCTGAAGCAGATTGCAAACGATCATGGGGAGCAATATCCACGCGCAGTTAGCCCTGTACTGTACGATTTCTACGTGGATGACCTACTAACCGGTGCTGACGATCAAACAGATGCAATCGAAATAGTGAGCCAAGTTACAGAAATGCTGCAGTCAGCTGGTTTATCGCTAAAAAAGTGGGCATCGAACATACCTGAAGTGCTCTCTCGCATTCCACCAGAAGACGTAGCGATCTTACCAACATACGAATTACGAGACGCGCAATGTGTATCCACTCTCGGGCTTGTATGGGAGCCAGCCCTCGACTTGCTTCGGTTCCGGATCGATCTTCCATCTACAGCACCAATATGGACACGAAGGATAACAATGTCTTACATTGCAAAGATATTTGATCCACTCGGATTGTTGGGACCAGCAATAACAGTAGCCAAGCTATTCATGCAACAGCTTTGGTTGCTAAAGCAAGACGGGAAAGCTTGGGACTGGGACGTTGAGCTGCCATCACAGGTCCAAAAGGAATGGCACAAGTTTTACTCTACATTACATCTTCTTCGGGAA ATTGGAACTATGTGCGGCTCGACTGGCAACACACTTATACCGGAAGGTCAGCCAATCCTTAAACATTACTATACATTCCACGGTATGCTGAACCGATTCCATGACCGTGATACATTGGTTGAATTCCTCACCTCGACGTTGGAAACCATATGTGGCAAATAG